In the genome of Streptomyces sp. NBC_00190, one region contains:
- the chvE gene encoding multiple monosaccharide ABC transporter substrate-binding protein, protein MRKLSAGLATVGLTLSLAACGQSANGAGDGGDGGDAKGGLIGIAMPTKSSERWINDGTNMVKEFQAKGYKTDLQYGDNVVENQVSQVENMITKGAKLLVIAPIDGSSLTNVLQKAADAHVAVISYDRLIRGTGNVDYYATFDNYKVGFLQGKYIVDKLDLKGGKGPFNIELFAGSPDDNNATFFYNGAMSVLKPYVDDKKLVVQSGQTSFNQIATLRWDGGLAQSRMDNLLSKSYTAARVDAVLSPYDGISIGIISSLKGVGYGTGQSLPVVTGQDAELASVKSIIAGEQTQSVYKDTRQLAKAAVQMGDALLTGGKPEVNDTGQYDNGVKTVPAQLLQPVSVDKENYQKVLVDGGQYTADQLK, encoded by the coding sequence GTGCGGAAGCTTTCAGCGGGCCTTGCCACCGTGGGTCTCACGCTGTCGCTGGCAGCCTGCGGCCAGAGCGCCAACGGAGCGGGCGACGGCGGGGACGGCGGGGACGCCAAAGGGGGCCTCATCGGCATCGCGATGCCGACCAAGTCGTCGGAGCGCTGGATCAACGACGGCACCAACATGGTCAAGGAGTTCCAGGCCAAGGGTTACAAGACCGACCTCCAGTACGGCGACAACGTCGTGGAGAACCAGGTCTCCCAGGTGGAGAACATGATCACCAAGGGGGCCAAACTGCTGGTGATCGCCCCCATCGACGGTTCCTCGCTCACCAACGTGCTGCAGAAGGCCGCCGACGCCCACGTAGCCGTCATCTCCTACGACCGGCTGATCCGCGGCACCGGGAACGTCGACTACTACGCAACCTTCGACAACTACAAGGTCGGCTTCCTCCAGGGCAAGTACATCGTCGACAAGCTCGATCTCAAGGGCGGCAAGGGCCCCTTCAACATCGAGCTGTTCGCCGGCTCACCGGACGACAACAACGCCACCTTCTTCTACAACGGTGCGATGAGCGTCCTCAAGCCGTACGTCGACGACAAGAAGCTGGTCGTGCAGAGCGGCCAAACCTCCTTCAACCAGATCGCCACACTGCGCTGGGACGGCGGTCTCGCCCAGTCCCGGATGGACAACCTGCTGAGCAAGTCGTACACCGCCGCCCGCGTCGACGCCGTGCTCTCGCCGTACGACGGCATCTCGATCGGCATCATCTCGTCACTCAAGGGCGTCGGCTACGGCACCGGTCAGTCACTGCCCGTCGTCACGGGCCAGGACGCCGAGCTGGCGTCGGTGAAGTCGATCATCGCGGGCGAGCAGACCCAGAGCGTCTACAAGGACACCCGCCAACTGGCCAAGGCCGCAGTCCAGATGGGCGACGCGCTGCTGACCGGAGGCAAGCCCGAGGTCAACGACACCGGCCAGTACGACAACGGCGTCAAGACCGTACCGGCGCAGCTGCTCCAGCCGGTCAGCGTCGACAAGGAGAACTACCAGAAGGTCCTGGTGGACGGCGGCCAGTACACCGCGGACCAGCTCAAGTAG